The segment GTTCCTCAACATGATTTTGAACAGAAAATAAAGCTTTCCATTTCGCCACTGTACCAGATTGCGGTTAATCAGGGATTTGGGATTATGAATAAATTTTAAGAATTATTATATTGCTATTGTTATATTTTTCATAGTAAAATACATAGTATAAGTTTATAGGGAGATGATAATATGTATTCACATGAAATTGACTATAATATTTATGGGGATGATATGCAGTTTGTTGAAATTGAACTAGACCCTAGAGAAACCGTAGTTGCAGAAGCTGGAGCTATGATGATGATGGATAATGACATAGAGATGGAGACTATCTTTGGAGATGGCTCAAGAAAAGGCAATGGAAGTTTTATGGACAAGTTGTTTTCATCAGGTAAAAGAGTCCTTACAGGAGAGAGTTTATTCATGACAGCATTTACCAATGCAGGAAATGGACGTGAAAAAGTTTCTTTTGCTTCTCCTTATCCAGGGAAAATAATTCCTATGGATTTAAGTCAGCTTGGTGGTAAGCTTATATGTCAAAAGGATGCTTTTTTATGTGCAGCTAAAGGCATATCTGTAGGAATAGATTTTAGAAAAAAATTAAGTGTAGGTTTCTTTGGTGGTGAAGGATTTATACTTGAAAAATTAGAAGGGGATGGAATTGCATTTATTCATGCCTGTGGTGCATTAATAAAGAAGGATTTAATGCCAGGTGAAGTTTTGAAAATAGATACTGGATGCATAGTTGCTATGACAAAAGACATTCACTATGATATTCAATTTGTTGGTGGAATTAAAAATACCTTATTCGGTGGCGAAGGAGTTTTCTTTGCAACGGTCCAGGGACCTGGAAGTGTGTGGGTTCAAAGTCTTCCATTTAGTAGACTTGCAGAACGTATATTTTCAGCTGCTCCTAATTTAGGAAACAATCGTAAAGGTGAAGGTAGTATACTAGGTACAATTGGCAACTTATTAGATGGTGATAACTAAGAATTAAAGGGGGCAACCCCTTTTTTATTTTGGCATAAACTTTAATTTACTTATTATGGCATAATTACTTTTGAAGACTTGTTGTAAAAAATTAAAATCAATCTCAGTATTTTAAAGAATAGCCATATATTTTTTATAAAAATTCTCATAAATACACTATTAAAGTTTATATAAATAGTATATAATATAAACAAACATATGTTCTATAAATATGAAAGAGGATGTTTTTATGAGTAAATTGATTTTTCATGTAGACGTTAATTCTGCCTATTTGTCTTTTGAGGCGGCTTACAGATTGCAGAGGGGAGAAGCTTTGGATTTAAGGGAGATTCCTTCTGTAATAGGTGGGGATGAAGAGTCTAGACATGGTATAGTTTTAGCAAAATCTATACCTGCAAAGAAGTACAATATAAAAACAGGAGAAACACTATATAGTGCTAGAAGCAAGTGTGAAAAATTGGTTATAATACCACCAAGATACTGGCTTTATATTAAGTGTAGTTTAGCCATGGATAAAATATTTACAGAGTATACACCTAGCATACAAAGGTTTTCTATAGATGAGAGTTTTCTTGATTTTACTGGTATGGAAAATCACTACAAGGATTATATGAAACTTGCAGAAAAAATAAAAGAGAGAATCAAAGATGAGTTAGGATTTACGGTAAATATAGGAATCTCCTGCAATAAACTTTTGGCTAAAGTTGCATCAGATTTTAAAAAACCAGATAGAATACACACATTATTTCCTGAGGAAATTGAGAAAAAAATGTGGCCTCTTAAAGTTGAGGATTTGTTTATGGTTGGAAGGTCTACAGCTCATAAACTTCACTCTTTAAACATAAGTACAATTGGAGAACTTGCAAAGTATGATGTAAAGATTTTAAGAGATAAATTAAAAAGTCAAGGCCAGTTAATCTGGAATTATGCTAATGGAATAGATTATTCTGAAGTTAAAAAAAATGATTATATGGATATGCAAGGTATAGGAAATTCAACTACAATGGCCTTTGATGTGGAGGATAGAAAAGAAGTTCATAAGATACTTTTATCTTTATGCGAAACTGTTTCAATGAGGCTTAGAAATTCAAAAAATTGTTGTACTGTGGTTTCTATAAATGTAAGAGGAAGTGATTTTAATTCCTATTCTAGACAAAAGAAAATAAAAACAGCAACAGATTCTACAAGAAAAATATACGAAATTGCCTGTAATTTATTTGATGATTCTTGGAGGGGAAATAAAATTAGAAAACTTGGGGTTCGCATAACAGGATTTTGTAGCAATGATTTTTATCAGCCCTGTTTTTTGGATGAATTTGATTATGATAAGGATAAAAAGATAAATGAAGTTATAGACAAGATAAGATTAAAATACGGGGCCTATTCTGTAATTAGATCCTGTTTTCTAAATTCTGGACTCAATCCAATTTGTGGTGGAGTTTCTGAAGAGGACTATCCTTTGATGAGTTCTACTTTGTAGGGGGATAATTCTATATGAGAGTTTTAAAAAATCTATTGAAGTAATATCTTATACAGATCTTAAAGGAGAGATTTATCCTTTGAGGTTTAGAATTGCTACCAAAGATGAGACTTTGAAAGTTATAAAAATAAATAAAATTTTACAAAGAACCACAGAAAAAATTGCAGGGAATACAATGATTGTTTTTAGATGCCAAAGCTTAATGAAGGGTACACTTAAGTTGTTTGAAATAAAATATGAAATATCAACTTGCAAATGGATTCTTTATAAAATATAAAGAACACATTAAAAAGAGGCTATTACCTTAGTATG is part of the Haloimpatiens sp. FM7315 genome and harbors:
- a CDS encoding TIGR00266 family protein, which gives rise to MYSHEIDYNIYGDDMQFVEIELDPRETVVAEAGAMMMMDNDIEMETIFGDGSRKGNGSFMDKLFSSGKRVLTGESLFMTAFTNAGNGREKVSFASPYPGKIIPMDLSQLGGKLICQKDAFLCAAKGISVGIDFRKKLSVGFFGGEGFILEKLEGDGIAFIHACGALIKKDLMPGEVLKIDTGCIVAMTKDIHYDIQFVGGIKNTLFGGEGVFFATVQGPGSVWVQSLPFSRLAERIFSAAPNLGNNRKGEGSILGTIGNLLDGDN
- a CDS encoding DNA polymerase IV, with the protein product MSKLIFHVDVNSAYLSFEAAYRLQRGEALDLREIPSVIGGDEESRHGIVLAKSIPAKKYNIKTGETLYSARSKCEKLVIIPPRYWLYIKCSLAMDKIFTEYTPSIQRFSIDESFLDFTGMENHYKDYMKLAEKIKERIKDELGFTVNIGISCNKLLAKVASDFKKPDRIHTLFPEEIEKKMWPLKVEDLFMVGRSTAHKLHSLNISTIGELAKYDVKILRDKLKSQGQLIWNYANGIDYSEVKKNDYMDMQGIGNSTTMAFDVEDRKEVHKILLSLCETVSMRLRNSKNCCTVVSINVRGSDFNSYSRQKKIKTATDSTRKIYEIACNLFDDSWRGNKIRKLGVRITGFCSNDFYQPCFLDEFDYDKDKKINEVIDKIRLKYGAYSVIRSCFLNSGLNPICGGVSEEDYPLMSSTL